CCCCCCCCCCCCCCCCCACGTCGCCACGTGTCAGCGAGAAAGCTGACCGCGGACGGCTCCCGGCGGGAACTCGGCGTTGTGCACGTTGACGTAGTAGCCACCAGGGTTCTTCTTGATCGCGTCGATCAACTCGGGATCGACGTCATGCACGCATCCGCTCGAGCTCCCATCGGTCGGAGCGGTGAGCGGAACGACGACCGGCCCCGCAACTCCGGGCGGGCCGACGTGGATGTGCGCCGCGGCGGCGGGCGCGATGTTAGCGACCTCGAGCTCGAAACAGACCCGGCCGCGACCCGGGTTGAACGTGAACGCTGCGGAGCCGGACCCGTCCGGGTCGCCCGGCGGAACCTCTTCAGGCCCCGTCATGACTGCCGAGAGCGGCCTGCCTCCGGCGCTTCCAGAGGTCGCCATCACCCCAGCGACCAGCACGAGGCTTGTGACCAGCAGGAGCACGATCCAGGTGCGCTTTCCCATGCTTCCTCCCCTCCGATGATCCTGAAAAAGATACGTCGCGGAGGAGCGAGCGGTTCAGCGATCCGAGCGGTTACGGGTTCTCGCCGTCCCAATCGCCGGCGACGGCCCTATCCGCGCTGTGGCCGTACGCGAAGAAGATCACGGTGACCGGTGCGGTCGGAACCCTCAGGAACCACGAGTTCCCTCGACGCACGGCGATGTCGTCGTCCTCGTCGCCGTCCCAGTTCCCAACGATCTGCTGGTCGGTCGTTCTCCCGAACGCCAAGGAGGCATCTCCCGTCGCGTCGAAGCCGTTGTTGAAGTACCAGACGTTCCCACGCACCACCCCGGGCGAATCGACACCATCACCGTCCCAATCACCGACCACGACTCGATCCGTCGACCGCCCGAACGCGAAGGTCGGGACGTTTCCGGTCGCATCGAAATCGTCGTTCAGATACCAAACGTTTCCGCGCACCACCCCGGGCGATTCGACCCCATCACCGTCCCAATCACCGACCACCACCCGATCCGAAGGACTCCCGTACGCGAAGGTCGGGACGTTTCCGGTCGCGTCGAAACCGTTGTTCAGATACCAGACGTTCCCGCGGATGACGCCCGGCGTGGAAGCCTCGATCGGCAGAGTGCAGCCGAGCGCGCAGACCACGGGTTCAGGGTGCAAACCCGACGGGTCGGTGTGGCTCGGAATGGTGCCGGTGCATTTCCCCCCGCTGTTCACCCCCAACAACTCCCCCGACTCCAGCAGTGCCCCCCGAACCTGCGCCGGCGACGCGGTCGGGTTTCCTTCCAGGTAAAGCGCCGCCGCTCCCGCCACGTGCGGACTCGCCATGCTCGTCCCGTCGCTGAATGCGTAACCGTTCACCCAGGTCGAAAGGATGTCGACACCCGGCGCTCCGATGGTGTGGGCCCGATCGCCGGGAGTCGAGGCGTAGCTCGAGAAGGCGGCGAACGTGTCGTCGGGGAAATCTCCGGTCGGATCCGGTCCGTCGCCGCACGGTGCTCCGTCCCAGTCCGAGAGTGCCGTCGCCGTGATCACCTCGTCGTACGCGGCCGGGCTGACATCCTTGATGTCGTCGGCATGGTTTCCGGCCGCGGCGACTATCGTCACGCCGGCTTCTACGACGGCGCAGATGGCCAGATGGAACGCGTCATCGTTATCCAAACCGCAGTTCCCGTCATCGACGTTGGGGATCGGAGCCTCGAGGCTCATGTTGGCCACGTCGATCGACGCTGCGTTGTCGAAGACGAACTCGAGTCCGCACATGATGCTGACGTCGTCACCCACGCCGGCGTTGTTGAGGATCTTCACCGCCCACAGCTTGGCCTCGGGCGCGACGCCGCGGACACCGGTTCCGTTGTCGATCGCGGCGATCGTTCCTGCGACGTGGGTCCCGTGACCCAGACCGTCGTCGAAGTTCCCCGTGTCCGGGCCGATGCAGTCGGCCCCGCCCATCACGTTGGCCGCGAGATCCGGATGATCGAGATCGATGCCTGAGTCCAGCACCGCGACCTGCACGCCGTCGCCGGTCGCCGACGTCGAGTCCGCGGCGATGCGCCTTACCCCGGTCGGCGTGCATTGCGGATCGACATCGGGGCATGCCGCCGCCTGGAAGCGGCGGTTCTTCGAGGCCATGAGCACCGAAGGGTCTTTACGAAGCTCCGAAACCCGGTCTTCGGGTACGTTCGCCGCATAACCCCTAACCACCGAGTGGTAGAAGCGGTCGGCTTTTGCTCCGTACCGATCCTCATGCCGGTGGGCCGTGGACTCGGGATCGGCGTTGTCACGAAGGATCACGATGTAGCGTCCGGTGGCCTGCTGATCCGCGGTTGCAGGCGGGATCAGAACGGCAACGATGAGGGTCAGCGGCAGCGCGATGGCGGGGAGGCGCATACAGCGCAGCAGTCTACCCCGCTGGGTTGCGGCCGGCCGTGCTCTCTAGTCCGGCGTCCGATCCAAGCCCTTTTGTATGGCGTAGCGCATGAGCTCGTAGCGTTTGCGCATCTGGAGCTTGGTAAGGATGTTCTGCACGTGGTTCTGCACGGTCTTCACCGAAACGAACAGCTTCTCGGCGATCTCCCGATAGGTATATCCCTTGGCGACCAGTTTCAGCACCTCGTTCTCTCGGGGGGTGAGCTTGGGTTCCTCGGGATCCTTCGTCGCGACGCGACGAAACTCGTTCAGAACGAGTCCTGCGAGCGACGGCGTGAATGCCGGCTCACCGTCGCGTACCCGGCGAACCGCGGCTGAGACCTCGGCGGCCGGCGTGCTCTTGAGGAGATAGCCGCTCGCCCCTGCCTTCACGGCTTCGAGCACGTCGGCCTCCTCTCCGGAAGCGGAGAGCACCAACACCTTGATGTGAGGTGACTCTTCGACGATCAGGCGCGTGGCCTCGACACCCGACACCGTCGGCATCTGAAGATCCATGAGGACCACTTCGGGCATCGTCTCTCGGGCCTTCTCGACGGCCTCGCCGCCGTCGGACGCTTCGGCGACGACCGTCGCGGTGCCCGACCCCTCGAGATCGGCGCGGACGCCGTCGCGCCACATCGGATGGTCGTCGACGACCATCACGCGGATCGGCTCTTGCTCGGTCACGCGGGCTCCTCGCGCAAGACCTTCGGGGCGCGGAGTTCGATCTCGGTGCCGCCGCCCGGCGCCGCGGTGACGGCCATCGAGCCGCCGAGATCCTCGAGGCGCCCCTTCATGCTCTTCAGCATCCCGGCCTTTCCGTCGGCGCGGAGGAGCGCCTCATCGTAGGTGAAGCCCACACCGTCGTCGCGCACCGTGACGACGATCTCGCCGCCCTCCTCGTCGGCGAAGACGGTTGCGCGCGATGCGTTGGCGTGCTCGGCGACGTTGGCCAGCGCCTCGCGGACGGCGGCCGCGATCTCGTCGGCGTGGCGCCGAGCGATCCAGATCGGACCGACGGCCGAGACGCCGACCGGAACGCCGGTGACGCCGACCGAGGTCGTCTCGAGCGCCTCGCGGAGCGAGCGCTGGCCGGCCGGGCCTTCTTGCGGCTCACGGAGGATCAGGTTGCGGAGCGTCGCCTCCTGTTGGCCCGCGATCTCGGCGAGCTGCGCGGCCTCCCGCGCGCCGGGCGCGCCGGAGGCGGCGAGCTCCTGACCGCGCTTGTGCACGAGCGCGAGGGACTGCAGGACCGAGTCGTGGATCTGCCGCGCGAGCGACTCGCGCTCGGCGAGACGCGCGGCGCGCTCACGCTCACGAACGAGCTCACCGGTCGCTTTCTGCGCCTCGCCGGCGGTTCGCTCGAGCAGTCGCGACACGAAGCCCACCGTGCCTCCCGCAGCGAGGTACTGCACCCACGTTCCGGCCATGCTCTGCCACTGACGGTTCGGGATGTCGCCGAGGTCGAACCCGTTGACCAGACGCGATCCGAGCAACGCCGCCGAGAGCGCGGCGCCGGCGCCGATCCCCGCGATCGGGCCGCGCGCGATCCCCCACATCAGCGCCGCGCTGACCGGATACCCGACGGCGAACAACGGCCGCGTCGCGATCTGGCCGTCGGGTACGACGATCCCCGACACCACGACCAGCCAGCAGCAAAGCGCCAGGTCGGTGAGCAGCTCCGTGCGAAACCAGCGCGTGCCTCCGACCGTGAGCCAAGCCGTCCACGCGCCGGCCGCGCCGATCGACGCCCACGCGAGCGCGTCGTTGGTGTACGAGCCACGCTCGCTGAGCGCGAGGATGGCCATCCATGCGATCGCGACCCAGCGGAACGCGAGCGCGCCGCGCGCGAGGGTGCGGCGCGACCGCTCCGGCGCGGCGAGCATCTAGCTCTTGGCCTCGCTCCAGAGCTTGTCGAGCTCGTCGGCGGGCAGATCATTGAGCGTCGCGCCTCTCTCCCTCGCGCTCGATTCCATGCGCGCGAGCCGGTCGCGGAACTTGCGCGCTGCTTTGCGCAGCGCCGTCTCTGCGTCGACACCGAGATGCCGTCCGAGAGCGACCGCCGCGAAGAGAAGATCGCCAATCTCTTCCTCGAGGTCTTCGGGTTGCGCGCCCTCGACCTCGGCGAGCTCCTCGCGGACCTTTGCCGCGGGACCTCCGGCGGCCTTCCAGTCGAACCCGATCTTGCCGGCGCGCTTCTGGAGCTTGTGCGCCAACGCGAGCGCGGGGAGCGCCTCCGGCACACCCTCGAGGACCGACGTGCGGCCCTTCTCGTGATCCTTGATCGTCTCCCAGTTCGCGACGACCTCGGTCGCGCCTTCGACCTCGACATCGCCGAACACGTGCGGGTGCCGGTTCACGAGCTTGGCGACGAGCCGGCCCGCGACGTCGTCGATGTCGAACGTCGCGGCGTCTGCCGCCATCTGTGCGTGGAACACGACTTGTAAGAGCAAGTCGCCGAGCTCCTCGGCGATGTGATCGGGTGCACCGGCCTCGATCGCCTCGAGCAGCTCGTAGGTCTCGTCGAGCAGGTACTTCACCAGAGTCTGGTGCGTCTGCTCGGCGTCCCACGGGCATCCGTCGGGCCCGCGCAATCGCGCCATCACGCGGACCAGCTCGAGCAGCCGGGCGCCACGTGCGCTGCGACCCATGACGACCTCGACCTCGGGGTGGCCGGTCAGCGCCTTTTCGAGCACGGCGCGCGTGATCTCCTCGCCGTGGAGGGCGGGAAGGACGAACGTGATCTCGCCGTGCTCGGCCGCGAGCTCGGCAAGGCGCTCGGCGACCTTGCGCGCGCCGGGGGACGTCTCGCCGTGCTTGTGGGCCGAGATGAGGAGCTTCAGCTCCGGGCCTTTGCCCTTTTCGACCGGGGGAGCCTCGGGCGCGAGGTTCTCACTTGCAGCCTCATCAAGGACCGTGAAGAGCATCTCCACGTCGGCGAGCCGCATCCCGAGCGGATCGGCGGGCGCCACGTAGACGTGCGGCCGGGCGAGCGCCTGCCAGGCCTCCAGCGGAAGCAGATCCGGTGCGCCCGGGCCGGGCTGAACGAGAAGAAGCTTTCCCACGCGCTACAGCGTAGCGGTGACTCGCCTCGCGGAACGAGGGCCCGGCCGACCGGCTGGTGTCAGCAGGTCGTGCAGGGACAGTCGGTTGCGCCCGCCTCGGCGTGGCCGACGATCACCTCGATGATCCCGGGGATGTTCACATGGAGCGCGTTGACCGTGAGCACGTCGTCCGTGCAGAACTGCTCCCCGACGACGACCAGCCCGGCGACGTCCAGATTGCATACGCCGATCGGGATGATGACGGCGGGAGTTCCGATCAGAAGACCGGCGATCGACGACCCTCCACCGGTGTTGCACCCGTCACAGCTCGCATGCGCTTCGGCTGCGATCTCCGCGGTCTGGATGGGACGGACGGGAAGCGGCAGCGCGGTCCCACTGATCCGAACGAAGTCCAGCGCCGCCACTCCGTGGCAACCGCCCTGCGGTGGAACGCCCTCGTCCGCAGTGACAACCCTCGCTTGTACCCGGATCGTGCCGAGCACTCCGAGGCTGATGGATCCGGTGTCGACGGAGAGGACCGGCGGGTCCGCGGATCCCGTGTCATAGGTCTGATCGAACCCAACCGGCGGGATGATGATTCGCATCCCGAAAGCGCTCGCGTGACACGTGCAGGCGGGAGGGTACGTCTGAGCCCATGCCCGGCCACCGGGCAGCGAGGCGACGGCCGGCATCGACCAGGCCAGCCCCCCCACCACCGCGGACTTCTTCAGGAACTCTCGACGAGAGCCTTCCACCGGCCGGTCGTCTTCGTCGGTCATGGAATCCCCTCCGTCATCGAGATCGAGCCCACGAGGCACCCTGCCGGTCGAGCCGGCATCTCCGTGAGCCTAAACCTGAGCGAGCGGGGGGCGAATCGCGCAGACACCGTAATTCCTCCACCCATCGGCCCTTGAGGCGCCTGCCAAGCCTCCAGCGGAAGCAGGTCCTTGAGCGCCCGGCCCGGGCTGAACGAGAAGGAGCTTTCCCACGAGATGCAGCGTACGGCCTGGAGGTCAGCGTTCGGGAACGTGCTGGCATGCAGCCGTCCTACCTTCGACAATGGGAGCATGGGCGAGATCACTCTTGAGACTACGGCCGGCAAGGTCGAGGTCTGGATCGGCTCCGGTGGCGAACTTCGCGTCTTCCTCCTCGGTGATGACGGGAGCGCTCTCCGGATGATCGAGAAGGTGGTCGCGGATGCTGGGGAGCTCGCCGCCGTTTTCGAAAAGGTCGGCCTCGTCGACCGGGAGGCAGCCTGGTACGCAGACCACATTTGGAAGGCCACGTCGCCACAACCCGAGCCTGGGCTCAAGAAGCGTCGCCGCGACTGGGGCGAGCGAGACCTTCCTGAGCCGATATGGCTCGGGGACCCCGGAATCGTGATTTGGCCAGTCGATGGTGTCTAAAACGCCAAGGTCCGACTCGGTCTTGGTCAGCCAAATTCGTCGGTCATACCTGCTTGTGAGACGCTGCCTCCTCCTCGATAATGGCGCCACGCAAGAGAGGAGGTGATCCAGACTTGTCATCAAGATCAAGCTGGACCTGCGAGGTGCCTGACCGCTAGGGAGCCGCTCGGAAGCCTCGCGTGAGCGGGGCGAGATTCGCCGGTGGTCGAGAGGGGGAACCAACTTCTCGCGCCAGCCAGACGAGCAGCTACCGGCGGAATCCCAACAGCGACACCGCGCCGTGAGATCGGCGTCCGGGATGGTCCACCGGACAGGCGCGTACGCGAGAACTTGGCGCGCCGGCCGTGCGGCGTAACAGGCAAAAAGCATCGGAGGGGAGCCCTGGGCTCCCCTCCGACATTTTCGCGCGACGCTAAACGACCGAGCAGTGTGGCGGTCCGCCGCTCATCTCGCGGATGAGCCAAGCGGGCTGTTCCAGTTCGCCCGAAACGACGGGGGCCCGAGCAGGCTTCTCGGCTCGGTCTACACAGCCGAGCGCATCCCTCAGCTCGATGGAGTCCGGCACGAGGGCCGGGGCCAGGCTCCGGCTTAGCTTGCCCTCGGTGGGAGCAACGAAGCCGACTTCGGTGATCGCTTCGGTCGTGCAGCCGCCTGCGGTGGCCGGTGTCCCTGCCACCGCTGAGCCGGCGGCGAGCAGAAGGACGGCCGCTCCCGCGACCGCCGCGAAAAGCCTGATCCGACCCATAGTCAAAAGCATACGCCCGATGTCCATGCCTACGGCTCGCGGACCTTTCAGGTTCAGATCAGGGACGGTGCGACTCGTGCTCGGCGATCGAGTGGACCACCCCGACCGCGCGGCCGTACTTGCGGTCGCCCCAGACGTCGCCGATCCAGTCGAGCACCTCTCGCCCCAGGATGTACCCGGCGAAATGCCCTCCCCCCGGCACGACCGACAGCTCGGCGCCGGGGACGAGGGGGGTCATGAACTCCCCGTGCGAAAGCGGGACGATCTTGTCCGCGTCCCCGTGCCAGAACTTCACCGGCACGGTGATGTCTCGCAGCGAGAAGCCCCAATGCCGCCCGAACAGCACGATGTCGGAGACCGGCGCGCGAAGTCCGCCCTCCAACGCCGTCGTGAGGTCGTACAGGAAAACCGCCTTCATCGCCGGATCCTCGAGCACGGCCCGGTCCGAGGGCGGCGCGATGAACTTGCGGTAGAGATCGTAGCCCGGCGACGCGACGTCGCGGACGGCCTTCACGGCGTTGCTGAACAGCGCGCTGAGCGGCCCGCGTGCGGCAGCGAGGAGCGGATACATCAGCGGCAGGATCCTCGTGTAGCCCGGCGCGGTCTCGCGTCCGCGTGTCGGTCCGATCCCGCCGAGCACCGCGCCGGCGCTCACGCGATCGGGCATCGCCTGACACGCGGCGAGTACGTACGGCCCGCCGCCCGACAGGCCCACGGTAGCGAAGCGATCGATCCCGAGACCGTCGGCGAACGCCTTCAGGTCATCGGCCCAGTCGATGATCCGCTCGTAGGTATACGCCGTCGAGAAGCCGGTGCCCGGCCGCTCCACCCCGATCATCCGGATCCGGCGTTCGGCCGAAAGGCCCGGCACGTCCGGCGGGATCTGCTTGCGGGCACCCGGCGTCCCGTGGAACCAGAGAACCGGGTCCCCCTCGGGGTCGCCGTACTCCGCGTACCCGAGGCTCCGTCCGCCTTCGAGCGCGACGAGCGACTCGTGATGCGGCCGAAGAGCGCCGAACAGATCGATCTCGTCGGCCACGATCGCCTCCTACTGGAACGGGATCGGTTGCGTCTCCGGTTCGGGGGACGGCGGTACGAAGAACTCGTGGTTCTGGATCTCGAAGGTCTCCGGATCGAAGTCACCCCAGCGCGGGTTCACCACGATGTCGGCCGCACGCAGCCGCTCGACGATGTAGCCCTGGAACGACTCGCTACGCTTCGCCGTCGCGATCTCTTCCGATAGCTCGGCGCGCGCCTGCTCCAACGTCTTGATCCGGCGTTCGTCCACCTTGATGATGTGGAAGCCGAACTGCGTGCGCACCAAGCCCGAGATCTTTCCTTCCTTCACCGCGAAAGCAGCGTTCAGGAACGTCTCGTCGAAGTTCACCTCGCGCGTGATGAAGCCCAGGTCGCCGCCGGCGTCCTTCGAGCCTGGGTCTTCAGAGACCTGTTGGGCCAGCGTCGCGAAGTCGCTGCCGTCTTGGAGCTTCTTGAGCGCGACCTGCGCCTTCTTCTGCGCGGCGGCTTCGTCTGCGCCGGCCTGAACGAGGAAGAGGATGTGGCGGACATGGATCTCCTCGAAACGCCGGCCGTTGCCGTACGCGGCGCGGATCTCCGCCTCGGTGGGCGGCGCGCTCCCGCCGGCTACCTCCGCGAGCTTCTCCGCGATGATCTGCCCTCTGATCAGCTCGCGCACCGCCGCCTCCCCGCGCGCCTGGATCTCGCGCTGGATCTCTTCGGGCTGCGCGGCAGCGATCGCCTGGAGGCGCTCGTTCACCTGAGCGGAGGTCACGTTGACCTTGAGGCGCTTCCCTTCCTGGCGGATGAGCTCGTCCTGGATCAGTTGGACGATCACCTGGCGCTCGATCTGCAGTCGCTGCTCGGCGTCGTCGGGATTGATCGCGCCCTGGAACTGCGGGTTGCCGTACACGCTCGCGACCTGCCGGTCGAGCGCCTCGCGCGTGATCATCTCGCCGTTCACCACCGCGACGCCCGTGGTCAGGTACCGGCCGCACGCGCTCGCCGCCACGGCGAGCAGCGCGAACGAAAGCAGCCGGAGGCGTCGGGTCATGGGCTGAGGATATCGCGGCATGCATCGAGCAGCCATGCGGCCGCGTTTTCCTCGTTGCGCGGCACCGGAAGGACCAGCGTGTAGGTCTGCGGCTTGAAGATCGAGCCTGGGAACCGGTAACGGACGCGTACCTGCTCGGACTCCGCGAGCACGAACGGCTCCAGGCGCACGCGGCCGCCCTGGAACGAGACCGTGCGAACCCCGCGGGGTGCGATCTCGATCCGAAGCGCGGCGACGGTGAGCAAGGTCTCGGCCTGCGGGGGCAGCGGACCGAACCGGTCGGTGAGCTCGGTGCGGGCGTCGGCCAGCGCCTCGAGCGAGGGCGCCTCGGCGATCCGCCGATACGCCTCGAGACGCATCGGCTCCTTCGCGATCCACAACTCGGGGAGGTGCGCGTCGACGGGGAGATCGATCTTCACCTCGCGGCGCGGCTCGGTCTTCTGGCCTTTCGCCTCGTCGACCGCTTCGGCGAGCAGCCGCACGTACAGGTCGAAGCCGACGGTCGCGATGTGGCCGTGCTGCTCGCCGCCGAGCAGGTTGC
The genomic region above belongs to Actinomycetota bacterium and contains:
- a CDS encoding CHRD domain-containing protein, translating into MGKRTWIVLLLVTSLVLVAGVMATSGSAGGRPLSAVMTGPEEVPPGDPDGSGSAAFTFNPGRGRVCFELEVANIAPAAAAHIHVGPPGVAGPVVVPLTAPTDGSSSGCVHDVDPELIDAIKKNPGGYYVNVHNAEFPPGAVRGQLSR
- a CDS encoding S8 family serine peptidase; the encoded protein is MRLPAIALPLTLIVAVLIPPATADQQATGRYIVILRDNADPESTAHRHEDRYGAKADRFYHSVVRGYAANVPEDRVSELRKDPSVLMASKNRRFQAAACPDVDPQCTPTGVRRIAADSTSATGDGVQVAVLDSGIDLDHPDLAANVMGGADCIGPDTGNFDDGLGHGTHVAGTIAAIDNGTGVRGVAPEAKLWAVKILNNAGVGDDVSIMCGLEFVFDNAASIDVANMSLEAPIPNVDDGNCGLDNDDAFHLAICAVVEAGVTIVAAAGNHADDIKDVSPAAYDEVITATALSDWDGAPCGDGPDPTGDFPDDTFAAFSSYASTPGDRAHTIGAPGVDILSTWVNGYAFSDGTSMASPHVAGAAALYLEGNPTASPAQVRGALLESGELLGVNSGGKCTGTIPSHTDPSGLHPEPVVCALGCTLPIEASTPGVIRGNVWYLNNGFDATGNVPTFAYGSPSDRVVVGDWDGDGVESPGVVRGNVWYLNDDFDATGNVPTFAFGRSTDRVVVGDWDGDGVDSPGVVRGNVWYFNNGFDATGDASLAFGRTTDQQIVGNWDGDEDDDIAVRRGNSWFLRVPTAPVTVIFFAYGHSADRAVAGDWDGENP
- a CDS encoding response regulator transcription factor, with product MTEQEPIRVMVVDDHPMWRDGVRADLEGSGTATVVAEASDGGEAVEKARETMPEVVLMDLQMPTVSGVEATRLIVEESPHIKVLVLSASGEEADVLEAVKAGASGYLLKSTPAAEVSAAVRRVRDGEPAFTPSLAGLVLNEFRRVATKDPEEPKLTPRENEVLKLVAKGYTYREIAEKLFVSVKTVQNHVQNILTKLQMRKRYELMRYAIQKGLDRTPD
- a CDS encoding ATP-binding protein, with translation MLAAPERSRRTLARGALAFRWVAIAWMAILALSERGSYTNDALAWASIGAAGAWTAWLTVGGTRWFRTELLTDLALCCWLVVVSGIVVPDGQIATRPLFAVGYPVSAALMWGIARGPIAGIGAGAALSAALLGSRLVNGFDLGDIPNRQWQSMAGTWVQYLAAGGTVGFVSRLLERTAGEAQKATGELVRERERAARLAERESLARQIHDSVLQSLALVHKRGQELAASGAPGAREAAQLAEIAGQQEATLRNLILREPQEGPAGQRSLREALETTSVGVTGVPVGVSAVGPIWIARRHADEIAAAVREALANVAEHANASRATVFADEEGGEIVVTVRDDGVGFTYDEALLRADGKAGMLKSMKGRLEDLGGSMAVTAAPGGGTEIELRAPKVLREEPA
- the mazG gene encoding nucleoside triphosphate pyrophosphohydrolase is translated as MGKLLLVQPGPGAPDLLPLEAWQALARPHVYVAPADPLGMRLADVEMLFTVLDEAASENLAPEAPPVEKGKGPELKLLISAHKHGETSPGARKVAERLAELAAEHGEITFVLPALHGEEITRAVLEKALTGHPEVEVVMGRSARGARLLELVRVMARLRGPDGCPWDAEQTHQTLVKYLLDETYELLEAIEAGAPDHIAEELGDLLLQVVFHAQMAADAATFDIDDVAGRLVAKLVNRHPHVFGDVEVEGATEVVANWETIKDHEKGRTSVLEGVPEALPALALAHKLQKRAGKIGFDWKAAGGPAAKVREELAEVEGAQPEDLEEEIGDLLFAAVALGRHLGVDAETALRKAARKFRDRLARMESSARERGATLNDLPADELDKLWSEAKS
- a CDS encoding choice-of-anchor P family protein, with the protein product MTDEDDRPVEGSRREFLKKSAVVGGLAWSMPAVASLPGGRAWAQTYPPACTCHASAFGMRIIIPPVGFDQTYDTGSADPPVLSVDTGSISLGVLGTIRVQARVVTADEGVPPQGGCHGVAALDFVRISGTALPLPVRPIQTAEIAAEAHASCDGCNTGGGSSIAGLLIGTPAVIIPIGVCNLDVAGLVVVGEQFCTDDVLTVNALHVNIPGIIEVIVGHAEAGATDCPCTTC
- a CDS encoding alpha/beta hydrolase — encoded protein: MADEIDLFGALRPHHESLVALEGGRSLGYAEYGDPEGDPVLWFHGTPGARKQIPPDVPGLSAERRIRMIGVERPGTGFSTAYTYERIIDWADDLKAFADGLGIDRFATVGLSGGGPYVLAACQAMPDRVSAGAVLGGIGPTRGRETAPGYTRILPLMYPLLAAARGPLSALFSNAVKAVRDVASPGYDLYRKFIAPPSDRAVLEDPAMKAVFLYDLTTALEGGLRAPVSDIVLFGRHWGFSLRDITVPVKFWHGDADKIVPLSHGEFMTPLVPGAELSVVPGGGHFAGYILGREVLDWIGDVWGDRKYGRAVGVVHSIAEHESHRP
- a CDS encoding peptidylprolyl isomerase, with the protein product MTRRLRLLSFALLAVAASACGRYLTTGVAVVNGEMITREALDRQVASVYGNPQFQGAINPDDAEQRLQIERQVIVQLIQDELIRQEGKRLKVNVTSAQVNERLQAIAAAQPEEIQREIQARGEAAVRELIRGQIIAEKLAEVAGGSAPPTEAEIRAAYGNGRRFEEIHVRHILFLVQAGADEAAAQKKAQVALKKLQDGSDFATLAQQVSEDPGSKDAGGDLGFITREVNFDETFLNAAFAVKEGKISGLVRTQFGFHIIKVDERRIKTLEQARAELSEEIATAKRSESFQGYIVERLRAADIVVNPRWGDFDPETFEIQNHEFFVPPSPEPETQPIPFQ